ACTGGCAGGTTGGGGGGGAGGTATCGTCCAATTCCGGAACCGTTGCCAGTAAGGCTTCCACCGAACGCGCCATGGCGGGGTCGGCTGGCAAGATTTTGTCGATGGGAAGTTGTTTTTCCCGCTGTTGGAGAATTTTGTGCAAACGAGACCCCCATCGGTTGAGCGCTTGCTGCTGGGGGTCTACGGGAGAGGTGAGTTGTTCTAAGAAAATATGTTGAAATTTACGTGGGCAGGTGGCCAGTAAGGTTAAATGTTGTTGGGAAAGATACCAAAAATTCATGGTCATTAGGGAACTTTTTTGAGGACGAAAACACTGCCTTCGTTGCCGCGACCGATGCGCAAGTCTTCATCGAGATAGGTGACATCCAACCAGCCTTGGCGGTTGCGAGAGGGGTCGGAGGCTGTCTCTTCACCGTTGCCGGAAAGGGAAATGTCGATGGCTGGGAGGAATTTTCCTGGTTCCATTTGCCGAATAAAATCGTTGGGGTCTTTGTAGCCAATTGCCCGTTGAAGTCCTATAATGGATCGCTGGAAGAAAACATTGACCCGGCGTGGGGAACTGGGTTCAAAGCGAGCGGAAACGCTCACCAGTCCTTCGAG
The Geitlerinema sp. PCC 9228 genome window above contains:
- a CDS encoding PAP/fibrillin family protein, translating into MTIGKMELLEAIAPVNRGLLATEADKQAILAAIARLEERNPTPQPLEATELLDGNWLLLYTTSQDLLGIDRFPFAKLGAIYQCLRTNDSKLYNIAEIKTLPFLEGLVSVSARFEPSSPRRVNVFFQRSIIGLQRAIGYKDPNDFIRQMEPGKFLPAIDISLSGNGEETASDPSRNRQGWLDVTYLDEDLRIGRGNEGSVFVLKKVP